In the genome of Achromobacter sp. MFA1 R4, the window GTTTGAGCGTTCGATGCAGGGACAGCGATTGCCCTGGGCGCGCATCGTGCCGGACTGACATCCTCGGCTACTTGCTGGCCTTCGCCGGTACGGGTTGCCCGCCCGCGCTGCCCAGCGCGTCCAGACGCTGGGCTAGGGTTGCCGCCGACAATTCCCCCACGCGCAGGTCCACCAGCCGTCCGCCGGCATCCAGGAACAGCGTGGCCGGCAGCCCGCGATTGCTGAACTTGCGCGAGGCGTCGCTGGCCGGGTCCCGCAGCACATTCCGAAGGCCGGGGGCATGTTGCCGCAGATACTGCAGGATCTCGGGGCTGGCCTCGCCCTGGTTCAAAAAGACGAAGTGCACGTCGGGGCGGCTGGCCTGCGCCTGCGCGAACGCGGGCATTTCGCGGCGGCACGGCGGGCACCAGCTTGCCCACAGATTGACGACGACGGGCCTGCCCTGAAAGGCGGCCAGCCCGGCTGGGACGCCGTTCAGGTCCTGGAGCGTCAGCGCCGCGAGCGCGGGCTGCGCCTGGCCCTCGGGGGCCAGCATCCGGCCGCCTGCCAGCCATGCCACGCTGGCCAGGGCCAGGGCCCCCAACACGGCCGGGCGGCGAGCGCCGCGCCGCAGCATGGCGACCACCGCATAGATCCAGCCGATCGCCAGGCCCGTCATGCCCGCCCAGCCGCCGTCGCGCACGTCCAGGATGGACAGCGGATCCTGCGCGAACAGGTCCCGGTACTGCCAGACGAACCCCAGCCGGGCGGCCACCAGCCCGGCAATGAGGGCGCGCCACAGGACGCCCGACGCGTCCGCGCCGGGCCTGTCCCGGGCCGGACGGTCCAGGAGGCGCGCGGCCAGCAGGCCGAGGGCCACCGCGGCGGCGAGCACCGCCAGTTCGGCGGGAAAGACCAGGGGACCAAGACGAATGGCGGGCGACATGCGGACTCCGGGCGGGGAAGGGCGCCAGCCTAGCATGGCGGGGGCGTCCGCCAGGCGGACGCAGCCCGGGACAGGGCGCGCGCCGGCACTTCCCGGCGAGGAGGCTAAAATACCGCCTCGCGGCTTATGCCCGTCTTTCCGGCATTCTTCACTCCTCGCG includes:
- a CDS encoding TlpA disulfide reductase family protein, producing MSPAIRLGPLVFPAELAVLAAAVALGLLAARLLDRPARDRPGADASGVLWRALIAGLVAARLGFVWQYRDLFAQDPLSILDVRDGGWAGMTGLAIGWIYAVVAMLRRGARRPAVLGALALASVAWLAGGRMLAPEGQAQPALAALTLQDLNGVPAGLAAFQGRPVVVNLWASWCPPCRREMPAFAQAQASRPDVHFVFLNQGEASPEILQYLRQHAPGLRNVLRDPASDASRKFSNRGLPATLFLDAGGRLVDLRVGELSAATLAQRLDALGSAGGQPVPAKASK